In Solidesulfovibrio carbinoliphilus subsp. oakridgensis, the sequence AAGCGGCGTTGGAGGGGACGTTTCATGGGAAAAGGTGTTCTCCGAGAAGGGTGGGATCGGGCCAGTGGCCGCCGTGGTGCCCCACGACCGCCGCGCCGTCAAGGACGGAGAGGACCGCCTCCACGGCCGCGGGCCGCACGATGCGGTCGGCCGCGCCGTGGACGACGGTGACGTTTCCGGCCGGCACGGGCCTGTCCGGGGCGGCCGAGGCCAGGAGATAGGCCAGGCCCTCGGAGAGCCGGCCGGCCCAGGCCGGGTCAAAGTCCAGGGCCTGGACGGCCGCCTCGGACAGGCCGCAGTTTTTCCAGAAGCCCCGTGTGACGGCCTCGGCGTCCGTGGCCAGGCCGGCCGCCATGGCCCGGGTGATCCGGGCGGGCAGGCTGTCGGCAAAGCGCAGGAACGGCGCGAAAAGGACCACCCGCTCGAACCGGGGGAAAAGCCCGGCCGCGTGCCTGACGAGCATGTGCGCGCCCGTGGACCAGCCGCCAAGAATCCGGGCCGGGCTGGCCTCGATACGGGCGAGCAGGGCGGCCTCGTCCCCGTCCAGAAAGGGCGCGGCAAACGTCCACCGGCCCGAAAACCCGGGGAAGAGCGTTTCGGGACCGGCCCAGCCGGACAGGAAGAAAACGTCGGTCATGGGAAAAAGGAGACCCGCAGCCTCGAGAACCCGAGCCGCACCCGGCGCAGGTCGTCTTCGGTCAGATCGGCCCGCAGGGACAGGCGCAGCCGGGCCGTGCCCTGGGGCACGGTGGGGGGCCGGACGGCGGCGACAAGGAGGCCCTCGGCCCGAAGGAGGGCCTGGGCGTGGAGCGCCACTCGGTTGCGGCCGCAGGCCACGGGGATGATCTGGGTGGTCGAGCCCATGGTGTCGAAGCCGAGGCCGCTTAAATGG encodes:
- a CDS encoding alpha/beta hydrolase, translated to MTDVFFLSGWAGPETLFPGFSGRWTFAAPFLDGDEAALLARIEASPARILGGWSTGAHMLVRHAAGLFPRFERVVLFAPFLRFADSLPARITRAMAAGLATDAEAVTRGFWKNCGLSEAAVQALDFDPAWAGRLSEGLAYLLASAAPDRPVPAGNVTVVHGAADRIVRPAAVEAVLSVLDGAAVVGHHGGHWPDPTLLGEHLFP